A part of Cannabis sativa cultivar Pink pepper isolate KNU-18-1 chromosome 6, ASM2916894v1, whole genome shotgun sequence genomic DNA contains:
- the LOC115694938 gene encoding cysteine-rich receptor-like protein kinase 19: MALKNSILILFQIFLCFELPLLLHSTKAQSWIRAGYWRYDSDLPSSEIDSTLFTHLIYAFADLNSSSFELSIASSTEEKISTFTETVKKKNPLITTLLSIGGGNTNFSEMVSSSSHRKSFIDSSIKVARLYGFQGLDFSWHLARTSLDMRNMGTFFQEWRNAASSEPRNSCDHRELILTSSCDYAPSDEENSCPVDSINRYLDWIYLLAYDYHTPLEENITGAHAALYDRSSNKDTAYGILVWRTRCLSSSKMVMALPYYGYAWTLLNPADNGVGAPATGPAVTQDGLMSYKQIKSVVKNNSAEVKYNSTYVVNYCSYGSTWIGFDDVKAVKQKISHAKKTQLRGYVAWHVANDDNWMLSSAAKEEGSKKKHKARMLLTILLPTATVILLIGALMYYCLLRRKHILNAKVPNSRETFAATSGDFQRNDHNLKVYSLEKLEAATKGFSIENKLGEGGYGPVYKGVLSHGQEIAVKKLSTTSTQGYEEFRNEVELTAKLQHVNLVRVLGFCIEHEEQMLIYEYMRNKSLDLYLFDPLRRFSLNWRKRVDIIEGVTQGLLYLQEYSRLTIIHRDLKSSNILLDDEMKPKISDFGMARIFTKDVQEANTGRIVGTYGYISPEYVKEGLYSTKTDVYSFGVLVLQIISGKRNAYYYGSNENMNFLEYAYEVWKEGKQMEFMDPSLDDTHSSCKVMKCMQIALLCVQEEANDRPSMLEVSSMLRSETAAMAVPKMPAFSRIIEDHHGNYALSRPNTSSVNNATVTELVPR, from the exons aTGGCATTGAAGAACTCCATCCTCATTCTTTTCCAAATTTTCCTTTGTTTTGAACTACCATTACTACTACATTCTACCAAAGCACAATCATGGATTAGAGCAGGGTATTGGAGGTATGATTCTGATCTCCCCAGTTCAGAAATAGATTCAACTCTCTTTACTCACCTCATTTATGCTTTTGCTGATCTAAACTCTTCTTCATTTGAGCTCTCCATTGCTTCTTCAACTGAAGAAAAAATTTCCACTTTCACAGAAACTGTAAAGAAAAAGAACCCTTTGATAACAACACTTCTCTCCATTGGAGGAGGGAATACCAACTTCTCAGAAATGGTGAGCAGTTCATCTCACAGAAAGTCTTTCATTGACTCTTCTATAAAAGTTGCCAGGCTTTATGGTTTTCAAGGCCTTGATTTTTCTTGGCATTTGGCCAGAACAAGCTTAGACATGAGAAACATGGGAACTTTCTTCCAAGAGTGGCGAAATGCTGCAAGTTCTGAGCCAAGAAACTCTTGTGATCATAGGGAATTGATACTAACTTCTTCTTGTGATTACGCACCTAGTGATGAAGAGAATTCTTGTCCAGTGGATTCAATCAACAGATATTTAGATTGGATATACCTTTTGGCCTATGACTACCATACACCTCTAGAGGAAAACATTACTGGCGCTCATGCTGCGCTATATGATCGTTCGAGCAATAAGGACACGGCTTATGGTATATTGGTTTGGAGAACCAGATGCCTTTCTTCTTCCAAAATGGTTATGGCATTGCCATATTATGGCTATGCTTGGACACTGTTAAATCCTGCAGATAACGGTGTTGGAGCACCGGCAACAGGTCCTGCTGTAACGCAAGATGGATTAATGAGTTACAAACAGATTAAAAGTGTCGTTAAAAACAATTCAGCTGAAGTGAAATACAACTCTACTTATGTGGTAAATTACTGCTCATATGGATCGACTTGGATCGGTTTTGATGATGTTAAAGCTGTTAAACAGAAAATTTCTCATGCCAAGAAAACACAATTACGCGGCTATGTTGCATGGCATGTGGCTAATGATGACAATTGGATGCTTTCTTCTGCTG CTAAAGAAGAAGGGAGCAAGAAAAAACACAAGGCAAGAATGTTGTTAACAATTTTGTTACCAACAGCTACAGTTATTTTGCTAATAGGTGCCTTGATGTATTATTGCTTACTACGCAGAAAGCACATTTTAAATG CTAAAGTACCAAACTCTAGAGAAACATTTGCAGCAACTTCTGGAGATTTTCAAAGAAATGATCATAATCTGAAGGTCTATAGCCTTGAAaagttagaggctgcaacaaaaGGATTTTCAATCGAAAATAAGCTCGGTGAAGGTGGATATGGTCCTGTTTACAAG GGTGTATTATCACATGGACAAGAAATAGCTGTGAAAAAACTGTCAACTACATCAACACAAGGATATGAGGAGTTCAGGAATGAAGTTGAACTTACAGCGAAACTTCAACATGTTAATCTTGTTCGGGTTTTGGGATTCTGCATTGAACATGAAGAACAAATGCTGATCTACGAGTACATGCGAAATAAAAGCTTGGACTTGTACCTTTTTG ATCCTTTGAGAAGGTTTTCTTTGAATTGGAGAAAACGTGTAGACATCATTGAAGGGGTTACTCAAGGGCTTCTTTATCTCCAAGAATACTCAAGATTGACAATTATACATCGAGACTTGAAGTCTAGCAATATATTACTTGATGATGAGATGAAACCTAAGATATCAGATTTCGGTATGGCTAGAATTTTCACTAAAGATGTACAAGAAGCAAACACAGGCCGGATCGTTGGAACATA TGGTTACATTTCTCCTGAGTATGTTAAGGAAGGTTTATATTCCACAAAAACTGATGTTTATAGCTTTGGAGTTCTTGTTCTACAGATAATAAGTGGCAAGAGAAATGCTTATTATTACGGCTCAAATGAGAATATGAACTTCCTAGAATAT GCATATGAAGTGTGGAAAGAAGGGAAACAAATGGAGTTCATGGATCCTTCACTTGATGATACACACTCATCATGCAAGGTGATGAAATGTATGCAAATAGCACTGTTATGTGTCCAAGAAGAGGCAAACGACAGGCCGTCCATGTTGGAAGTTTCCTCGATGCTAAGGAGCGAAACTGCTGCAATGGCAGTTCCCAAAATGCCTGCTTTTTCAAGAATAATTGAAGATCATCATGGAAATTATGCTTTATCACGTCCAAATACTTCTTCTGTCAATAATGCAACAGTCACTGAGCTGGTACCCCGGTGA
- the LOC115694937 gene encoding uncharacterized protein LOC115694937 produces the protein MDARDKPIITLLESIRFWSMCRFCKRRESVLRWTETVHNNIVKIVRQRQNVSRHCSVTRANATIVFQLSRIPCGHALAAIWFCNHHQWGYIHDYYQKQAFQAAYEGTIFLMSSPDQWPNKGHNPILPPGDHNLPGRPRKKRKRAGDEPPPPTSTKTRQFGLVMHCSNCKEAGHTKAKCKKLKTTTPQTQVEKKKGGRPPSKNPSEETLKRRKRNEKQLARETRDNAQAAPNAGSSNPTT, from the exons ATGGATGCAAGGGACAAGCCAATAATTACTCTTCTAGAGAGTATAAGGTTCTGGTCGATGTGTCGATTttgcaagagaagagaatcTGTGTTGAGGTGGACAGAAACTGTCCACAACAATATTGTGAAGATTGTCAGACAACGGCAGAACGTTTCACGACACTGTTCAGTTACACGTGCCAATGCAACAAT AGTATTCCAGCTCTCAAGAATACCTTGTGGACATGCTTTGGCTGCTATTTGGTTTTGCAACCATCATCAATGGGGTTATATTCATGATTACTACCAGAAGCAAGCATTTCAAGCTGCTTATGAAGGCACAATATTTCTTATGTCTAGCCCAGACCAATGGCCCAACAAAGGTCATAATCCGATCTTGCCTCCTGGAGACCACAACCTTCCGGGCAGACcaagaaagaagagaaagagagcaGGTGATGAGCCACCACCACCAACTTCAACTAAAACCAGGCAATTTGGACTGGTTATGCATTGCTCCAACTGCAAAGAAGCTGGACACACAAAAGCCAAATGCAAAAAACTAAAGACTACAACCCCACAGACACAG GTGGAGAAGAAGAAAGGAGGTCGCCCACCTTCCAAAAACCCAAGTGAGGAAACTTTGAAGAGGAGGAAGAGGAACGAGAAACAGTTGGCAAGGGAGACAAGGGATAATGCACAAGCAGCTCCAAATGCAGGGTCTTCCAATCCTACAACTTGA
- the LOC115694936 gene encoding uncharacterized protein LOC115694936, with product MAIGLNYKFPFGFPFKPYKKHLNMGIRVVEASIILDDLRDRRYRKAQVYMVMPEPIVDLEWKEGPEALRHILDSQKLHKCTIEDFKFALGMEFANITQLTTALKEHFIHMCKEYVLINNDSRKFRAKCKANGCPWLVHAHVQEDKRTFKVTSYKETHDCGIALDNRHINARWLSKYFLDQFRMHPNMDFKSFKEMTKDSKFSKVTESQFYRAKNYARAQLEGSVGQQYAMLEDYCNQVLATNLGSTAKIQTNLVDGKRIFKRVYICLKAYKDGFLRRCRPLIGLEGCFLKGYCKGVLLAAVGIDEASCIFPIAYAVTEKETTSSWTWFLELLKDDLTPTNPNTFTMMSDRKNGLQNAVESIFNTPDSRFCVRHMYGNFKKDYPGLELKQMLWAAARATTPAEFDSRMEELKN from the coding sequence ATGGCTATAGgtttaaattataaattcccTTTTGGTTTTCCATTCAAGCCATATAAGAAGCACTTGAACATGGGCATAAGGGTTGTAGAGGCTAGTATTATCTTAGATGACTTAAGAGATAGGAGATACAGGAAGGCTCAAGTTTATATGGTTATGCCAGAACCTATTGTGGATCTAGAGTGGAAAGAAGGCCCGGAAGCTCTAAGACACATACTAGATTCTCAAAAATTGCATAAATGCACAATAGAAGACTTCAAGTTTGCTTTGGGAATGGAATTTGCAAATATAACACAACTCACAACTGCTCTCAAAGAACATTTCATTCACATGTGTAAAGAGTATGTTCTGATAAACAATGATAGTAGGAAGTTTAGGGCCAAATGCAAAGCAAATGGGTGTCCATGGCTTGTTCATGCTCATGTCCAAGAAGATAAGAGGACATTTAAGGTGACATCTTACAAGGAAACTCACGATTGTGGAATAGCATTGGATAATAGACACATTAATGCCAGATGGTTATCAAAGTATTTCCTAGACCAGTTTCGGATGCATCCAAACATGGACTTCAAATCCTTCAAGGAGATGACAAAAGACAGCAAGTTCTCAAAGGTAACTGAGTCTCAATTTTATAGGGCTAAGAATTATGCAAGGGCTCAGTTAGAGGGATCGGTAGGTCAACAATATGCTATGTTGGAGGATTATTGCAATCAGGTTTTAGCTACAAATCTTGGTAGCACAGCTAAGATTCAGACTAACCTAGTTGATGGAAAAAGAATATTCAAAAGAGTATACATATGCTTGAAGGCCTACAAGGATGGATTTTTAAGAAGGTGCAGACCACTGATAGGTTTAGAGGGGTGTTTTCTTAAAGGTTATTGCAAAGGAGTGTTGTTGGCAGCAGTTGGGATAGATGAGGCTAGCTGCATATTTCCAATAGCATATGCAGTTACAGAAAAAGAGACAACTAGCAGCTGGACATGGTTCTTAGAGTTGTTGAAGGATGATTTGACACCAACTAACCCTAACACATTCACTATGATGAGTGATAGGAAAAATGGTCTCCAAAATGCTGTGGAATCTATATTCAACACCCCGGACAGTCGCTTTTGTGTGAGACACATGTATGGAAACTTTAAAAAGGACTATCCGGGACTCGAGTTGAAACAGATGCTTTGGGCAGCAGCTAGAGCCACAACACCAGCAGAGTTTGACTCTAGAATGGAAGAGTTAAAGAATTAA
- the LOC115724837 gene encoding pentatricopeptide repeat-containing protein At1g63330: MMRRTSPRITWNLFNAGFNRGNASSSSSSSSFSVIVAQTHSQTVTNEVEVRTVKDALNMFDRMFHLRPLPSVVRFNQFFGKIVKMKHYSLVITFYNQMFSVGILPDEYTLGILINCFSHLKRTRFGLPVLGNFIKFGFEFNTITLNTLIKGFVDEGKIDEAQVWFHIMLAGKGFKPDIITYNTLLNGFCKVEKIDMAKEYFHLMIGEGHPKPDIIIYNTLLNGFCRVGKMNEAKEYFHGMISEGLKPNIITYSTLIHGFCKVGNVDKAKEYFPIMIAEGFKPDRIAYNTLINGFCKMGKVDEAKEYFYIMIAEGFQPDIVTYNTLLNAFCKVGNTAAAIQLLRNMEKKLTKLNIISYNTVIDGLCKDGLVVDALDLLSEMTKKGFVPNVITYNSLIHGACLLGQRQEAVRLFNQMIDKNITPDVFTFNVLVDMLGKEGDVVEAERLINNMVQRGIKPDLVTYCSVMDGYCLRGEIDQATEMFQMVKKDFNINLHSYNIIINGHCKNKGIEEALALFREMSSSNGLIPDVVTYNTLIGGLCTVGRTHAAQELFAEMLAAGQLPNIQTFAILLDGLCKYGQMKEALKIFQDMEEKKLPVNIVIYSIIIGAMYKAGDFTGAKDLFRKLSSKGLRPDVKAYTIMIDGLLSEGLVGEALNLFREMEENGCAPDNGTYNIMIRGLVNNCEISRGVEFNNEMVKRGFSADASTAEIFIKMICNGEIDSSLQPVIQKSL, from the coding sequence ATGATGCGTAGGACTAGTCCGAGAATTACTTGGAATTTGTTCAACGCAGGATTCAATAGAGGTAATGcgtcttcttcgtcttcttcttcaagtttttcaGTTATTGTAGCACAAACTCATTCCCAGACTGTAACCAATGAGGTGGAAGTCCGTACTGTTAAAGATGCTCTCAACATGTTTGATAGAATGTTCCACTTGCGACCTCTGCCTTCTGTTGTGCGTTTCAATCAATTCTTCGGTAAAATTGTGAAAATGAAACACTATTCCCTTGTGATTACTTTCTACAACCAAATGTTTTCAGTTGGAATCCTGCCAGATGAGTATACGCTAGGCATTTTGATTAATTGCTTCTCTCATTTAAAGCGTACCCGTTTTGGTCTACCTGTCTTGGGAAATTTCATCAAATTTGGGTTTGAATTCAATACCATTACTCTCAATACTTTAATTAAGGGGTTTGTGGATGAGGGTAAAATTGATGAAGCACAAGTTTGGTTTCACATTATGTTAGCAGGAAAAGGATTTAAGCCTGATATAATTACCTATAACACATTACTAAATGGTTTTTGCAAGGTGGAGAAAATTGATATGGCAAAAGAATACTTTCATCTTATGATTGGTGAAGGTCATCCGAAGCctgatataattatttataacacACTACTAAATGGCTTTTGCAGAGTGGGAAAAATGAACGAGGCAAAAGAATACTTTCATGGTATGATTTCAGAAGGTTTGAAGCCTAATATAATTACTTATAGCACATTAATACATGGTTTCTGTAAGGTGGGGAATGTTGACAAGGCGAAAGAATACTTTCCCATAATGATTGCAGAAGGTTTTAAGCCTGATAGAATTGCTTATAACACATTGATAAATGGATTTTGTAAGATGGGGAAAGTTGATGAGGCTAAAGAATACTTTTACATTATGATTGCAGAAGGTTTTCAGCCTGATATAGTTACTTATAACACATTACTAAATGCTTTTTGTAAGGTGGGCAACACTGCTGCAGCTATACAATTGCTGAGGAACATGGAGAAAAAGTTAACCAAGCTTAACATAATTTCTTATAACACTGTTATTGACGGTCTCTGCAAGGATGGATTAGTTGTTGATGCCTTGGATCTCCTCTCAGAAATGACTAAGAAAGGATTTGTTCCGAATGTCATTACTTACAACAGCTTGATACATGGAGCATGCTTGCTAGGCCAACGGCAAGAAGCAGTGAGGTTATTTAATCAAATGATCGATAAAAATATTACACCCGATGTATTTACTTTCAATGTTTTGGTTGATATGCTTGGCAAAGAGGGTGATGTTGTAGAGGCGGAAAGACTGATTAATAATATGGTACAAAGAGGCATCAAACCGGATTTGGTCACATATTGTTCAGTCATGGATGGTTATTGTTTGCGAGGTGAAATTGATCAGGCAACTGAAATGTTTCAGATGGTTAAGAAAGATTTCAACATTAACTTGCAtagttataatataataatcaatGGGCATTGTAAGAACAAGGGGATAGAGGAAGCTCTTGCACTGTTTCGAGAAATGTCTTCATCGAATGGATTAATTCCTGATGTTGTTACTTACAACACTCTCATTGGTGGTTTGTGTACCGTAGGAAGAACTCATGCTGCTCAAGAGCTATTTGCAGAGATGCTAGCTGCTGGCCAACTTCCTAATATTCAAACTTTTGCCATTTTACTTGATGGGCTATGCAAATATGGACAAATGAAGGAGGCACTGAAAATATTTCAGGATATGGAAGAGAAGAAGTTACCAGTGAATATTGTTATCTACAGTATCATCATTGGAGCTATGTATAAAGCTGGAGATTTTACAGGGGCAAAGGATCTCTTTCGCAAACTATCATCGAAGGGCTTGAGACCTGATGTAAAGGCTTATACAATCATGATAGATGGACTTCTAAGTGAAGGTCTTGTAGGTGAAGCCTTAAATTTGTTTAGAGAAATGGAAGAAAATGGATGCGCCCCAGATAATGGGACATATAATATAATGATCCGAGGACTTGTCAACAATTGTGAAATATCAAGGGGAGTTGAGTTCAATAATGAAATGGTGAAAAGGGGTTTTTCTGCAGATGCTTCAACTGCAGAGATATTTATTAAAATGATATGTAATGGTGAAATAGATTCTTCTTTGCAGCCAGTGATTCAAAAGagtttatga